Proteins co-encoded in one Pleurodeles waltl isolate 20211129_DDA chromosome 2_2, aPleWal1.hap1.20221129, whole genome shotgun sequence genomic window:
- the LOC138273309 gene encoding cbp/p300-interacting transactivator 1-like yields MSSLIYSRLSMKDREAMTILHYPATSMNTTKASVGNPHIPATALMASAPSTPPSKQSAFNLQATPHLLASMQLHKLNSHYHGLASPCLPTDSTSIPTCSFSTPPLGQGTLAPAVGAHHGSGIIDSDPVDEEVLMSLVVELGLDRAMELPKLWLGQNEFDFSSDFPPTS; encoded by the coding sequence ATGAGCTCTTTGATCTACTCTAGACTGAGCATGAAAGATCGTGAGGCAATGACCATCCTTCATTACCCTGCCACATCCATGAATACCACCAAGGCTAGCGTGGGCAACCCTCACATTCCCGCTACTGCACTCATGGCTTCTGCTCCATCTACGCCACCATCCAAGCAGTCGGCCTTCAACCTGCAGGCCACCCCTCACCTGCTGGCCAGCATGCAGCTACATAAACTCAACAGTCATTATCATGGTCTGGCTAGCCCCTGCCTCCCTACGGATTCCACCTCCATCCCCACCTGTAGCTTCAGCACTCCACCACTGGGACAAGGGACTCTGGCACCAGCAGTGGGTGCCCACCACGGCTCTGGCATCATAGATTCTGACCCTGTGGATGAAGAGGTGCTGATGTCGCTGGTGGTGGAGTTGGGACTGGACCGTGCCATGGAGCTCCCAAAGCTGTGGCTGGGGCAGAATGAGTTTGATTTTTCATCAGATTTCCCTCCCACTTCCTGA